One Glycine max cultivar Williams 82 chromosome 6, Glycine_max_v4.0, whole genome shotgun sequence DNA segment encodes these proteins:
- the PEX14 gene encoding peroxisomal membrane protein PEX14 translates to MATQSPSPQNLGGEIEQTENVDQHNRGEELGKQSSDTSVFVNSEPLREEQIQNAVKFLSHPKVRGSPVIHRRSFLEKKGLTKEEIDEAFRRVPDSPPSVQTAGINQDGQLKPSSNIQQQGQPQALQLTVPASTGVTTTLGTLSRRSFHWSHALIAVGLLAASGAGTVIVIKNSILPRLKSWIRNVVLEEDHDQSKRTGSKPTLAEEAAQAAKAAAVAAADIAKASQELLSSKIEEKRYFVEVVNLLDKQVQEMKLMTNAIGRLEASGGLSVSKQEDRLVTQTGSKTQQLIVNGKSDYESRSVRSSSPPVSVEPSSAPHPKSYMEIMAMIQRGEKPSNIREIDDSAPNPYQQPSNPRLAPRAKPWEVSQVQNTSTQVLPYQVNGKIQDNGDNTVPWWQTKNVRIKEIDNEIEYNGAPAASSPQPVQRAWVPPQPPPIAMPEAAEAIRRPKQVVQKEVTLDDQSAAHSSDLTNGSKSEDAIEGNVVNSLVSSGEIQNHEVGYEEK, encoded by the exons ATGGCTACTCAATCCCCTTCACCTCAGAACCTAG GTGGTGAAATTGAGCAAACAGAAAATGTAGATCAGCATAATAGGGGAGAAGAGCTTGGTAAACAGAGTTCAGACACATCGGTGTTTGTGAACTCAGAGCCATTGCGTGAGGAACAAATTcagaatgctgtgaaatttctgTCGCACCCGAAAGTTAGAGGTTCTCCTGTCATCCACAGACGATCGTTTCTGGAGAAGAAGGGCCTTACGAAGGAGGAGATTGATGAAGCCTTTCGGCGTGTGCCT GATTCACCTCCAAGTGTGCAGACAGCTGGCATAAATCAAG ATGGACAATTGAAGCCATCATCAAACATTCAGCAGCAAGGCCAACCACAGGCTTTGCAGCTGACTGTACCAGCTTCTACTGGTGTTACTACTACGCTTGGAACCTTATCTCGCCGCAGTTTTCACTGGTCACATGCCCTTATTGCAGTTGGATTACtggctgcttcaggtgctggtACAGTTATAGTAATTAAG AATTCTATTCTCCCTCGGTTAAAATCCTGGATACGCAATGTTGTCCTAGAAGAGGATCATGACCAATCAAAGAGAACAGGCTCAAAACCAACATTGGCAGAAGAAGCTGCACAGGCTGCAAAAGCAGCTGCAGTTGCAGCTGCTGATATTGCAAAAGCAAGCCAAGAATTACTGAGTTCAAAAATTGAAG AGAAGAGATATTTTGTAGAAGTTGTGAACCTTTTGGATAAGCAAGTGCAGGAAATGAAGTTGATGACTAATGCAATAGGAAGATTGGAAG CTTCTGGTGGACTCTCTGTCTCAAAGCAAGAAGACCGCTTAGTCACTCAAACAGGTTCAAAG ACACAGCAACTGATCGTGAATGGGAAGTCAGACTATGAGTCCCGATCAG TGAGATCTTCATCCCCTCCTGTATCTGTTGAACCATCTAGTGCTCCTCATCCTAAATCATATATGGAG ATAATGGCCATGATCCAAAGAGGGGAGAAGCCTTCTAACATTAGG GAAATTGATGATTCAGCCCCCAACCCTTATCAGCAACCATCAAATCCTCGCTTAGCACCTAGAGCCAAG CCTTGGGAGGTTAGTCAGGTGCAAAACACCTCAACCCAAGTCCTTCCGTATCAAGTAAATGGCAAGATCCAAGATAATGGTGACAACACAGTACCCTGGTGGCAAACAAAGAACGTCAGAATCAAAGAGATCGATAATGAAATTGAGTATAATGGAGCACCTGCTGCATCCAGTCCGCAGCCAGTCCAACGAGCGTGGGTTCCTCCTCAGCCTCCTCCTATAGCAATGCCAGAGGCTGCAGAAGCGATCAGACGCCCAAAGCAGGTAGTCCAAAAGGAAGTGACACTGGATGATCAGTCAGCAGCTCATTCTTCAGACCTCACTAATGGATCCAAATCCGAAGATGCAATAGAAGGCAACGTTGTCAACTCACTTGTCAGCTCTGGTGAGATCCAAAACCATGAAGTTGGTTACGAAGAGAAATGA